CGGCTTGCCCTCGGACAGCGTGCGAAGTCTCCAGCCTTTCGGCGGACGAATCTACGCAGGCACGCGCTCCGGCCTCGCAGTCCGTGAGGCGGCGAAATGGCGGGTGGTCGGCTTCGGTGGCGAAGAGGTGGTCGATCTTGCCCCTTGGCGCGACAGCCTGGTCGTGGTCACGCGGTGGGGTGTGGGGCTGTGGAAAGGCGACGGTCGCCTTCTTGGCAAGCCCATTGCGCGCTGTAGGGCCGCCGCCATCGATCTGATGGGTAACCTGTGGGTGGCGTCGGAAGTCGACGGCCTCGCCAGGTTTGATCTCCACGGAAACTCCTGGATCGTTGTCCGGCCGAATGAACCCGGGGGAAATAACATCACCGACCTGGCCTTGGACCGCAGGGGCGTCCTGTGGTGCACCACCCGATCCGGAGTCTCCTCGTACGACGGCAGCCTTTGGAGACACTATTCCGTCCGCTCCGGTCACCTGCCGACCGACGTCACCCTGTCGGTGGCGGTGGACGTTCAGAATCGAAAATGGATTGGCACGCAGGGCTACGGCCTGGTTGTGTTCACCGAAAGCGATACGGGCATCCTTGTAACCCGCTACACACAGGAGGGGGGCAAACTCGCCGGTTCCGATACCCCGACCTACGTGATCGTCAGCCGAGTGAGGTCCGACGCCGCTGGGAACGTCTGGATTCTGAACAAATTCGCAAACAACGGCCGCGCTGTCGTCGCCGTCACCCCACAGGACGAGTGGGTGTACTTCTCAACATTCGACGGACTGAAGAGCACGCGCACCGTCAGTATCACCTTCGACGCGCACGGACGAGCCTGGGTTGGCACAGAGGGAGAAGGCGTGGTCGTGATCGATTACGGCCAAAGCCTGACCGACCGCGCCGATGACGACTTGAGCCAGGGCCTTACGGCCACCGAGGATGGCCTGGAAAGCAATCTTGTGCGGTCGCTGGCAGCGGACGGCAGCGGCGTAATCTGGATTGGCACCGATCGCGGGCTCAACTTCTGGTTCGAGGGACGGGTCGGCACTCGCTACGGCCTTATCTCGGAGGACGTATACTGCGTGGCCGTCGACCCTCAGGACAATAAGTGGATCGGCACGGTCGGCGGAATCACCCTTCTGGATCAGGATGGTTATCCTTTCCGGCACTTCACCACCGAGAACAGCCAGCTCATTTGGGACCATGTCCAGGCCATCGCATTTGACCCGGAGACGGGTGATGCCTTCATCGGCACGACCAACGGGCTCTCCCAACTGAGTACCCCCTACACGGCACCACGCTCGGACCTCAGCAAGGTGGAGGTTTTCCCCAACCCCTTTGTGTTGAGCGAGAAGGGGGCCAAAGTATCGATCGCCAACCTGGCGCGGCAAAGCCAGGTCCGAATCTACGCAAGTGATGGACGGCTGGTCCGCAATTTCCTCCGGCACGAGGTTCCAGGAGGGCGTGTGCTCTGGGATGGCCGCAACGACCGGGGCGAACTGGTGGCCAGCGGAGTCTACCTCGTGGTGGTATCGACGGCATCGGGAATGAGCACCGTTCGCAAGCTGGCGGTGGTGCGCTGATACGATTCGAACAAGTGGGGTTTCTCCGCGAAAATGTTTACCTTTGGGGCGCATTAAGAGCAGAGAGGGTCAGACGGGAAGAGGCAGTAGCCGTGAGAAGAAAAGGCTTGGTCGTCGCGTTCTTGTGGCTTGGTTCGTCCTTGATTGGATGGGCACAGTCTGATGCGCCCCGGAACGTCATCCTGATGATCGGGGATGGAATGGGGGTAGCGGCCATCGGACAGCTTGCTGCTGCCACGGGAGACCGGGTTTTCAGCCGTTTCCCACGCGGCGGCCTTGTCCTCACCTGGCCACTGGATGAGGAGACCTGGGTTACCGACTCCGGGGCCAGCGCCACCGCGATGGCAACCGGAGAGAAGACCCGAAACCACTTGCTTTCTCTGCGTCCCAATGCCCAGGGCACACTGGATACCCTCGAGACCGTTCTGGAATTGGCCGAGCGCCTTGGGAAGGCTACGGGGATCGTGGTGGCGTGCCAGGTGACGCACGCCACGCCCGCCGCCTTCTTCGCCCATGCGGACCGCGGGAACGAACTGGGTATCGCGGCCCAGCTCGTCGAGAGCGGGGTCGATGTGGTGCTGGGAGGAGGTACCTCATTCTTCCTCCCTGCCGATTCGAGCGGCGGTAAGCGTCAGGACGGGCGCGATCTTCTGGCGGAGCTCCGAAACCGCGGCTACCGAGTTATCACTGACACGTCGGAACTCCGGGGCCTGGACCTGTCAAAAGAGGCCAAGGTGATCGGTCTGTTTGCTCCGGTGGCCCTGCCGGCCGCGGTGGAGCGCAAGTTGCGCCTCGCGGAATTGGTCGACTGCGCCTTACGCTGCCTCTCCAAACACCCGAGCGGGTTCTTCCTGATGGTGGAAGGGTCCCAGATCGATTGGGCTGCACACGCCAATAACGCCGAACACGAGCTCGCCGAGATGCGAGATTTCGCCGAAGCCATTCGGGTCGCACTGGACTTTGCCTCCCGCGATGGCAAGACCCTTCTGATCGTCACGGCGGACCACGAGACCGGAGGAATGGCGATCACCGGCGGGTCCCCCAAGGAAGCCCGTGTGGAGGTAGGGTACCTGGTGGGAAATCACACGGCCGATCCTGTGCCGTTTTTCGCCTACGGCCCCGGGTCCGAACGCCTTCCCGCTTTGTTGGAGAATGACTACATTGGGAGGGTGTTGAAGGATTTGGTTCGCGGCAGATGAGGTGTCCCTCTTTCGGAAGCCCGGGCAGTGTGAGGGTGGTTTCCGGAATGCTGACGAGACTTCGCGTGCAGAACTTCGCAGTGATTGATCAGATCGAGGTCACCTTCGAGCCGGGACTCAATGTCATTACGGGCGAAACCGGCGCTGGCAAGTCGATCCTCATCGATGCCCTCGGTACAGTTCTCGGGGAACGTGCGGACGCGACCATTCTACGGGCTGGAGAAGAGCGAGCCGTGGTGGAGGCCGAGTTTCTGCTCCCGGAGAGCAGTCCGGTGCGCTCTGTACTGGCGGAAAACGAGCTCCTCCACCCCGAACAGCCCGATTACCTGGTGCTCCGACGCGAGATTTTTGCCAGTGGCCGAAGTCGGGCTTTCGCCAACGACTCCCCTGTGGCTTTGCCTCTGCTTCAGGAGGTCGGGAATCTTCTGGTAGACCTACACGGTCAGCACGAGCACCAGACTCTCCTTCGCCCAAGCACACACATCCTGTTTCTGGACGAGTTTGCAGGTCTTGGGAAGCTTGTGGAGCAGTTCGGTTCCCTTTACAGGGAACACCTGAGCCTGGCCAGAGAGCTGAGGGAGCTCTCGGAAAGAGAACGCCTACAACAGGAAAAACGAGAGCTCATGGAGTTTCAGCTGAAGGAGATCGAGGCGGTTCAGCCTTCCGTGGAAGAGGAAGAGGAGCTCTTGCTCCAGGAGAAGATCCTGAGCAACAGCCAGCGATTGTTTGAGGGCACCTCCCTCGCCTACGACCTCCTGTATGAGCAGGAGGGGAGCGTGGTTGCGGTCCTGGCAAGGGCCATCGCCGAGCTTATCTCCCTTGCGTCCATCGACCCGTCGTTTCAGAGGCTGGCGGAGGAGCTGGAGCAGGCGCGCGTCACCGCGAGAGAGGTGGCCAACACGCTTCAGAGCTACCGCGAGCGGATCGATTCCGACCCCGTGCGCCTGGAGGAAGTCCGGCAGCGCCTGGCCTCCTACGCCAGGCTGAAAAAGCGCTACGGTCTGACGGTGCAAGATGTGCTTCGCCATCGTGATCACCTTCGTCGGGAGTTAGAGGAGGTTTCGAGCCTGCGCAACCAGATCGAGAACAGGCAGGCGCAGCTGGACAACGTCCGGGCACAAATGACGAGTCTGGCGACGGAGCTCTCCCACGCCCGCCGGGAGGCGGCGCGGCGCCTGGAAGAGGCAGTGGTCCGTGAGCTTGCCGAACTGGGCATGCCCAGGGCGGAATTCCGTGTCTCCTTCGGCCGCGAAGAAGACCCCGCGGGTGTGGTGGAGATCGAAGGTGTCCGCTACCGCACGACTCCGAGGGGAATCGACCAGGTGGAGTTCTTCCTTTCCACCAATCCAGGGCAGGGACTGCGTCCTTTGACCAAGGTAGCATCGGGCGGTGAGGTTTCCCGGGTCATGTTGGCCCTCAAGTCAGTACTGGCCCATTGCGATCCGGTACCGACGTTGGTTTTCGACGAGATCGATATGGGGATTTCAGGCCGAATTGCACAGGTCGTGGGCAGTAAGCTGGGTCGCTTGGCCCGCGAGCGCCAGGTGCTCTGTATCACGCACCTCCCGCAGATCGCCAGTCATGGGCGAAGCCACTTCCTGGTGGAGAAGGTAGTAGACGCCCATACGACCCGCACGCAAGTCAGGAGGCTGAGCGAGAAAGAGCGTGAGGAGGCGATCGCCCGCTTGCTGAGCGGCGAGAAGGTAGAGGAATCGCACCTGGAGGCGGCACGGGCGCTCATTCAAGAAGCGCGCAGAAGTCAAGATACCTTGGCGTGACGAACCGGAATTTTTTCCGAATAGGCAGGGGAGGGCAGGTATAATTGGATAAGATCGTCGTCATTGGAGGCAATCGCCTCCAGGGCGAGGTGGTGATCAGCGGGGCGAAGAACGCGGTCCTGCCGATCATGGCCGCTGCCCTGCTGGCGAACGGCCGATTCCACATCCGGCGCGTCCCCCTCTTACGGGACGTGCGGACGATGAGTCACTTGCTCCGGATTATCGGAGCACGGGTGGATCAGGACGAGCACGAGCTGCTTATTGACACGACCCGGTGCTCATACTACGAGGCCCCTTACGAGTTGGTCAAGACCATGCGGGCATCGATCTATGTGCTCGGCCCGCTGGTAGCCCGATACGGGTACGCGCGCGTCTCCCTGCCGGGAGGATGCGCCTGGGGTCCCAGACCTGTGGACCTGCACATCAAGGGGCTGCAAAAGCTGGGGGCAGAGATCACCCTGGAAAAGGGATACATCGTGGCTCGCGCGCCCAAATTACGGGGCACGACCATCACGCTGGACATCCCGAGCGTGGGCGCAACAGGGAACCTCCTCATGGCGGCCACCCTTGCGGAGGGGACTACGGTAATCGAGAACGCCGCTCGGGAGCCCGAGATCGCCTCGCTTGCAGAATTCTTGCAGCGGATGGGGGCGCAGATTGAGGGCATCGGCTCCGACCGACTCGTGGTCCACGGAGTAGACGAGCTTGCCCCAGCCGATTTCGAGGTGATCCCGGATCGGATTGAGGCAGGTACCTTCCTTATCGCCGGGGCGATCACCCGGGGGGATGTTACGGTGAGGAATGTTGTCCCCGAACACGTGCGCAGCGTCCTGGCCAAGCTAATGGACGCGGGTGTAGAAGTGCAGGAGGGGCCGGACTGGATCCGGGTCCGCTGTGACCGGCGAGTGAAAGCGGTGGACGTCACCACGGCGGTCTATCCGGGCTTTCCCACCGACATGCAGGCGCAGTGGATGGCCCTGATGACCGTCGCCGAGGGCACCTCCGTCATCGTCGACACCATTTTCCTG
The sequence above is drawn from the candidate division KSB1 bacterium genome and encodes:
- a CDS encoding alkaline phosphatase, which translates into the protein MRRKGLVVAFLWLGSSLIGWAQSDAPRNVILMIGDGMGVAAIGQLAAATGDRVFSRFPRGGLVLTWPLDEETWVTDSGASATAMATGEKTRNHLLSLRPNAQGTLDTLETVLELAERLGKATGIVVACQVTHATPAAFFAHADRGNELGIAAQLVESGVDVVLGGGTSFFLPADSSGGKRQDGRDLLAELRNRGYRVITDTSELRGLDLSKEAKVIGLFAPVALPAAVERKLRLAELVDCALRCLSKHPSGFFLMVEGSQIDWAAHANNAEHELAEMRDFAEAIRVALDFASRDGKTLLIVTADHETGGMAITGGSPKEARVEVGYLVGNHTADPVPFFAYGPGSERLPALLENDYIGRVLKDLVRGR
- the recN gene encoding DNA repair protein RecN, with translation MLTRLRVQNFAVIDQIEVTFEPGLNVITGETGAGKSILIDALGTVLGERADATILRAGEERAVVEAEFLLPESSPVRSVLAENELLHPEQPDYLVLRREIFASGRSRAFANDSPVALPLLQEVGNLLVDLHGQHEHQTLLRPSTHILFLDEFAGLGKLVEQFGSLYREHLSLARELRELSERERLQQEKRELMEFQLKEIEAVQPSVEEEEELLLQEKILSNSQRLFEGTSLAYDLLYEQEGSVVAVLARAIAELISLASIDPSFQRLAEELEQARVTAREVANTLQSYRERIDSDPVRLEEVRQRLASYARLKKRYGLTVQDVLRHRDHLRRELEEVSSLRNQIENRQAQLDNVRAQMTSLATELSHARREAARRLEEAVVRELAELGMPRAEFRVSFGREEDPAGVVEIEGVRYRTTPRGIDQVEFFLSTNPGQGLRPLTKVASGGEVSRVMLALKSVLAHCDPVPTLVFDEIDMGISGRIAQVVGSKLGRLARERQVLCITHLPQIASHGRSHFLVEKVVDAHTTRTQVRRLSEKEREEAIARLLSGEKVEESHLEAARALIQEARRSQDTLA
- the murA gene encoding UDP-N-acetylglucosamine 1-carboxyvinyltransferase; its protein translation is MDKIVVIGGNRLQGEVVISGAKNAVLPIMAAALLANGRFHIRRVPLLRDVRTMSHLLRIIGARVDQDEHELLIDTTRCSYYEAPYELVKTMRASIYVLGPLVARYGYARVSLPGGCAWGPRPVDLHIKGLQKLGAEITLEKGYIVARAPKLRGTTITLDIPSVGATGNLLMAATLAEGTTVIENAAREPEIASLAEFLQRMGAQIEGIGSDRLVVHGVDELAPADFEVIPDRIEAGTFLIAGAITRGDVTVRNVVPEHVRSVLAKLMDAGVEVQEGPDWIRVRCDRRVKAVDVTTAVYPGFPTDMQAQWMALMTVAEGTSVIVDTIFLDRFTHVAELRRLGADIRMDGNSAHVVGVPALQGAPVMSTDLRASASLILAGLVAEGRTDVSRVYHIDRGYERIEEKLRALGAQIWREQEPWPESVTGGIHPDEEQ